A region of Chelonia mydas isolate rCheMyd1 chromosome 7, rCheMyd1.pri.v2, whole genome shotgun sequence DNA encodes the following proteins:
- the LOC102939914 gene encoding homeobox protein vent1-like: MGEAACFVGSPAQPDSEEQRRAGRPHICCVPPPRAPTSFSRSPRLAKAKPKEGATAGGQLQPRSSCREELEDTKPQELPNGRASPAPEGGWVSADESSGYESESAASCIPSPPGKDEPQQRRARTAFTPEQVGKLEKTFKRQKYVGAAERKKLAAALQLSEIQVKTWFQNRRMKLKRQIQDHHHSLVSSDHFYGYKQGTPPNMLQDYSHYPSPQQQRLLPFAPNSALQFNSSFQIYDSQNPSYSLRAHDFPFFHQHFLPQFSVHPVIQNKMDNKQFNPLQTL; the protein is encoded by the exons ATGGGCGAGGCCGCCTGCTTCGTGGGCTCCCCGGCCCAGCCTGACAGCGAGGAGCAAAGGCGAGCGGGCAGGCCTCACATCTGCTGCGTGCCTCCTCCGCGGGCCCCCACCTCCTTCAGCAGGAGTCCCCGCCTGGCCAAAGCAAAGCCCAAAGAGGGAGCCACGGCCGGgggccagctccagcccaggagctcgTGCCGAGAGGAGCTGGAAGACACCAAGCCCCAGGAGTTGCCCAATGGCCGAGCAAGTCCCG CTCCCGAGGGCGGCTGGGTGAGCGCCGACGAGTCCTCCGGGTACGAGAGCGAAAGCGCCGCCTCCTGCATCCCCTCGCCGCCGGGGAAGGACGAGCCCCAGCAGCGCAGGGCGCGAACCGCCTTCACCCCGGAGCAGGTCGGCAAGCTGGAGAAAACCTTCAAGCGGCAGAAGTACGTGGGGGCGGCGGAGAGGAAGAAGCTGGCGGCCGCTCTTCAGCTGTCCGAGATTCAG gtCAAAACCTGGTTCCAGAACCGCAGGATGAAACTTAAGAGGCAAATACAAGACCACCATCATAGCCTCGTATCTTCAGATCACTTCTATGGCTATAAGCAAGGGACCCCACCAAATATGTTACAGGATTATTCCCACTATCCTAGTCCACAACAACAAAGACTGCTGCCTTTTGCTCCTAATTCTGCTTTACAGTTCAACTCTTCCTTTCAAATATATGACTCCCAAAACCCATCATACTCCCTTAGGGcacatgatttcccttttttcCACCAACACTTTCTACCACAATTCTCTGTCCATCCAGTTATACAGAACAAAATGGACAACAAGCAATTTAATCCTCTTCAAACATTATAA